Proteins encoded together in one Heliangelus exortis chromosome 13, bHelExo1.hap1, whole genome shotgun sequence window:
- the GPI gene encoding glucose-6-phosphate isomerase, translated as MALSGDPNFKKLVEWHKANSSKLVLRKLFEADKDRFQKFSLNLNTDHGDILLDYSKNLVTEEVMKMLLELAKSRGVESARERMFSGEKINFTENRAVLHIALRNRSNTPILVDGKDVVPEVNKVLDKMKNFCQRVRGGEWKGYTGKAITDVVNIGIGGSDLGPLMVTEALKPYSKGGPRVWFVSNIDGTHIAKTLAELKPDSTLFIIASKTFTTQETITNAETAKEWFLNAAKDPSAVAKHFVALSTNGPKVKDFGIDTENMFEFWDWVGGRYSLWSAIGLSIALHIGFDNFENLLAGAHWMDNHFRTAPLEKNMPVLLAMLGVWYINCYGCETHALLPYDQYMHRFAAYFQQGDMESNGKYITKKGSRVDYNTGPIVWGEPGTNGQHAFYQLIHQGTRMIPCDFLIPVQTQHPIRNGLHHKILLANFLAQTEALMKGKTADEARKELQAAGLSGDALEKLLPHKVFEGNRPTNSIMFTKLNPFTLGAIIAMYEHKIFVQGVVWDINSYDQWGVELGKQLAKKIEPELESDAPVTSHDSSTNGLISFIKKHRA; from the exons ATGGCGCTCTCCGGCGACCCCAATTTCAAAAAGCTCGTGGAGTGGCACAAGGCGAACTCCTCTAAGCTCGTCCTGCGGAAGCTGTTCGAGGCCGATAAGGATCGCTTCCAGAAGTTCAG CTTGAATCTGAATACTGACCATGGTGATATCTTACTGGATTATTCAAAGAACCTTGTTACAGAAGAAGTGATGAaaatgctgctggagctg GCAAAGTCAAGGGGTGTGGAAAGTGCCAGAGAGCGCATGTTCAGTGGAGAGAAGATCAACTTCACTGAG AACCGAGCTGTGCTTCATATTGCTCTAAGAAATCGGTCCAATACGCCAATACTCGTAGATGGGAAGGATGTTGTTCCAGAAGTAAACAAAGTGTtggacaaaatgaaaaacttctGTCAG aggGTCCGTGGTGGTGAATGGAAAGGCTACACTGGAAAGGCAATCACTGATGTGGTCAATATTGGCATTGGTGGCTCTGACTTG GGCCCTCTGATGGTAACTGAAGCACTGAAACCGTATTCCAAGGGAGGCCCCCGTGTTTGGTTTGTGTCCAACATTGATGGTACACATATAGCCAAAACCCTGGCTGAGCTTAAGCCAGACTCTACACTCTTCATCATAGCATCAAAG ACTTTCACCACCCAAGAAACGATCACCAATGCAGAAACGGCTAAGGAGTGGTTCCTGAATGCTGCTAAGGAT cCTTCAGCTGTGGCCAAGCATTTTGTTGCCTTGTCTACCAATGGT CCTAAAGTTAAAGACTTTGGAATTGACACAGAGAACATGTTTGAGTTTTGGGAT tggGTTGGTGGCCGCTACTCTCTCTGGTCTGCCATTGGTCTCTCCATTGCTCTCCATATTG GTTTTGACAACTTTGAGAACTTGCTTGCAGGAGCCCACTGGATG GATAATCACTTTCGCACTGCCCCACTGGAGAAGAACATGCCTGTTCTGTTGGCCATGCTAGGGGTCTGGTATATAAACTGCTATGGCTGTGAAACCCATGCCCTTCTGCCCTATGACCAGTACATGCATCGCTTTGCTGCCTACTTCCAGCAG GGTGATATGGAATCTAATGGCAAATACATTACCAAGAAAGGCTCTCGTGTGGACTACAATACTGGCCCAATTGTCTGGGGAGAGCCTGGCACCAATGGGCAGCATGCTTTTTACCAGCTCATTCATCAAG GAACTCGCATGATTCCCTGTGACTTTCTGATCCCAGTCCAGACCCAGCATCCTATCAGAAATGGCTTGCATCACAAG ATCCTCCTGGCCAACTTCCTTGCTCAAACTGAGGCCTTGATGAAAGGGAAAACTGCTGATGAAGCTCGTAAGGAACTTCAAGCGGCAGGACTGAGTGGGGATGCCCTGGAGAAGCTTCTTCCCCATAAG GTCTTTGAGGGAAATCGACCAACCAATTCCATAATGTTTACAAAGCTCAACCCATTCACTCTGGGAGCAATCATTG CCATGTATGAGCACAAGATATTTGTTCAAGGTGTTGTCTGGGATATTAACAGTTATGACCAGTGGGG AGTTGAGCTTGGAAAACAACTTGCCAAGAAGATTGAACCTGAACTGGAGTCAGATGCTCCAGTGACTTCTCATGATAGCTCAACAAATGGGCTCATCAGTTTCATCAAAAAACACAGAGCCTGA